A section of the Oryza sativa Japonica Group chromosome 1, ASM3414082v1 genome encodes:
- the LOC4325834 gene encoding glucan endo-1,3-beta-glucosidase — protein sequence MGAVNGVCYGVLGDNLPPRSEVVQLLKSQGIGAMRIYYPDKEALDALRGSGIAIIVDVGDSGAVANLASNPSAAGDWVRDNVEAYWPSVIIRYITVGNELPAGDMGLILPAMQNVHKALVSAGLSSSIKVSTAIKMDVVANTFPPSHGVFRPDVQQFMAPIARFLANTVSPLLVNVYPYVSYRENPRDISLNYATFQPGTTVRDSDSGLTYTNLFNAMVDAVYAALEKAGTPNVRIAVSETGWPSAGGFAATAENAMNHNQGVIDNVKNGTPKRPGPLETYVFAMFNENQQTGDETRRHFGLFNPDKTPAYPITPYPRPAVQSIGVCYGMVGNDLPSRSEVVQMYVSLGINRMRIYNPDREALDALRNSGIDLILDAGGFDTVSYLAASSSNAASWVHDNISPYYPAVNIKYIAVGNEVVGGTTESILPAMRNVNSALAAAGIGGIKVSTAVKSDVIANSYPPSAGVFAYPYMNGIAQYLASTGAPLLANVYPYFAYAGNPREISLNYATFQPGTTVRDDGNGLTYTNLFDAMVDCIYAALEKADAGNVRVVVSESGWPSAEGIGASMDNARAYNQGLIDHVGRGTPKRPGQMEAYIFAMFNENQKTGAATERHFGLFYPNKSPVYQIAFSN from the exons ATGGGAg CTGTCAATGGTGTTTGCTACGGTGTTCTTGGCGACAACCTCCCGCCGCGGAGCGAGGTCGTGCAGCTGCTCAAGTCCCAAGGCATCGGCGCGATGCGCATCTACTACCCGGACAAGGAGGCCCTCGACGCGCTCCGCGGCAGCGGCATCGCCATCATCGTCGACGtcggcgacagcggcgcggTGGCCAACCTCGCCAGcaacccctccgccgccggcgactggGTCCGGGACAACGTCGAGGCCTACTGGCCGAGCGTCATCATCCGCTACATCACCGTCGGCAACGAGCTCCCCGCCGGCGACATGGGCCTCATCCTCCCGGCCATGCAGAACGTGCACAAGGCCCTCGTGTCCGCCGGCCTCTCGAGCAGCATCAAGGTGTCGACGGCGATCAAGATGGACGTGGTCGCCAACACGTTCCCTCCGTCGCACGGCGTGTTCCGCCCCGACGTGCAGCAGTTCATGGCTCCCATCGCGCGGTTCCTCGCCAACACCGTGTCGCCGCTGCTCGTCAACGTGTACCCCTACGTCTCCTACAGGGAGAACCCGCGCGACATCAGCCTCAACTACGCCACGTTCCAGCCGGGCACCACGGTGAGGGACAGCGACAGCGGCCTCACCTACACCAACCTCTTCAACGCCATGGTGGACGCCGTGTACGCCGCGCTGGAGAAGGCCGGCACGCCCAACGTCCGCATCGCCGTGTCGGAGACCGGGTGGCCGTCGGCGGGAGGGTTCGCGGCGACGGCAGAGAACGCGATGAACCACAACCAGGGCGTGATCGACAACGTCAAGAACGGGACGCCGAAGCGGCCCGGGCCACTGGAGACGTACGTGTTCGCCATGTTCAACGAGAACCAGCAGACTGGCGATGAGACCAGGAGGCATTTCGGCCTCTTCAACCCTGACAAGACGCCGGCCTACCCGATTACAC CTTATCCTCGTCCAGCCGTGCAATCCATCGGCGTGTGCTACGGCATGGTGGGCAACGATCTCCCGTCACGTAGCGAGGTGGTGCAGATGTACGTGTCCCTGGGCATCAATCGGATGCGCATCTACAATCCCGACAGGGAGGCGCTGGACGCCCTGCGCAACTCCGGCATCGACCTCATCCTCGACGCTGGCGGCTTCGACACGGTGTCCTATCTCGCCGCCAGCTCCTCCAACGCGGCGTCATGGGTCCACGACAATATCAGCCCCTACTACCCGGCCGTCAACATCAAGTACATCGCCGTCGGCAACGAGGTGGTAGGCGGCACCACGGAGAGCATCCTCCCGGCCATGCGCAACGTCAACTCCGCCCTTGCCGCGGCCGGCATCGGCGGCATCAAGGTTTCCACCGCGGTGAAATCCGACGTGATCGCCAACTCTTACCCTCCCTCCGCCGGCGTGTTCGCGTATCCCTACATGAATGGCATAGCTCAGTACCTGGCGAGCACTGGCGCGCCGCTGCTGGCCAACGTCTACCCCTACTTCGCCTACGCCGGCAACCCGCGCGAGATCAGCCTCAACTACGCCACGTTCCAGCCGGGCACGACGGTGAGGGACGACGGCAACGGGCTCACCTACACCAACCTGTTCGACGCCATGGTGGACTGCATCTACGCCGCGCTGGAGAAGGCCGACGCCGGGAACGTGAGGGTGGTGGTGTCGGAGAGCGGGTGGCCGTCGGCGGAAGGGATCGGGGCGAGCATGGACAACGCGAGGGCGTACAACCAGGGGCTGATCGACCATGTCGGGCGTGGCACGCCCAAGAGGCCCGGACAGATGGAGGCGTACATATTTGCCATGTTCAACGAGAACCAGAAGACAGGGGCTGCCACCGAGAGGCATTTTGGCCTCTTCTACCCTAACAAGTCGCCGGTCTATCAGATTGCCTTTTCGAATTAG
- the LOC136355516 gene encoding uncharacterized protein — translation MDLDVMPRVQTSRLGKNPIEVDSDGGEDFHVDYEVGNDVDEGPEHGEIDGLLSVVLRKMIVQEVKKNLVDTSSVNFHNPIFGKSALPSVRFFGDMFIRKETLSDDEVITSFLIVAMACFLCPNSSLVPSTKYLTVFENVDELRSYDWSKFVYEWMMTSIKKIQKFNTLGGCWFLWAVLYLDYVEFGDKNVPIGFPRISHWKNNMITLYSDLDKVDEENFGLRPIKDFNDTTYFKVVPPENRINTFRDKLESAIGTMLPAFIKEKIYSMVVSHCSANHIVDSESCEDIAISIMLLLCEHAGSRDGGDPDENLIFDDINPGFQPNYAIDVENEIPCDAHNNGSTNKSVASKANETSFRHTPSHDKELGVNDDSVIVSKSAVRFSLSPNFKKDQGLLTPEVGYANNSNSRFEHSRSASGPTVSAVAAVRNVANKIKSRLSQLNNDDKRGPLFPDLIDSCEDEAVGYAKSLSCQKEYLNPRYVTSSSSQPGISFHCLDNSPVQVIGINNNEGTSRTHCIQNVKKRRFDDVTNSPDVEYLGHSTFPDCCKVLCTQTDNLYNAKNMLKSNNLDLSSTGGKLPPHGPRRVLVPSRKFSDPYVLSVRRRFPVSDKEKRHYNAICKLSESSKWHSYDAVDIDNVRAKFSSFGQSLMKGGTVLSYVINVFCRVLFNNNHPSNSKRHYFFSSIGELLLTDLSCADLSKVKRSFLGAASARKLHLSDMLFFPIEHLEHWFLFVVDIKDRMLVLLDSLHEKGDPYFEDIECLLINNLQTFWDSYDGSSIDFTTLKKVYPCVPKQRSCFDSGIFVMKCMELWSPRVVLPNEFSSDDIDNIRMLYANQLFFHPTNKMLQTEVEEVVLNWFNPAEIFQKDSCYENWFNLDQFAGEG, via the exons TAATGAT gttGATGAAGGTCCTGAACATGGTGAAATTGATGGTTTACTCTCTGTTGTGCTCAGGAAAATG ATTGTTCAAGAAGTGAAAAAGAATTTGGTTGACACTTCTTCTGTCAATTTTCACAATCCCATT TTTGGCAAGAGCGCTCTTCCATCTGTGAGATTCTTTGGTGATATGTTCATCCGAAAGGAAACTCTCTCTGATGATGAAGTTATTACTTCATTTTTGATTGTTGCAATGGCTTGTTTTCTTTGTCCAAACTCTTCTTTGGTCCCTAGCACCAAGTATTTGACTGTGTTTGAGAATGTTGATGAGCTTCGGTCATATGATTGGTCAAAATTTGTGTACGAATGGATGATGACTTCCATCAAAAAGATCCAAAAGTTTAATACCTTGGGTGGATGCTGGTTTCTCTGGGCA GTGCTTTATCTGGATTATGTTGAGTTTGGTGACAAGAATGTTCCTATTGGTTTTCCTAGAATTTCTCACTGGAAGAATAATATGATTACTTTGTATTCTGACCTTGACAAAGTTGATGAAGAAAACTTTGGCCTTAGGCCCATTAAGGATTTCAATGATACAACTTATTTCAAG GTTGTACCCCCTGAAAATAGAATTAATACATTCAGAGATAAATTGGAGTCTGCTATTGGTACCATGTTACCTGCTTTCATTAAGGAGAAAATTTATTCAATGGTTGTTAGTCATTGTTCTGCCAATCACATTGTTGACAGTGAGTCTTGTGAAGATATTGCTATCAGCATTATGCTCTTGCTATGTGAACATGCTGGTTCTAGAGATGGTGGTGATCCTGATGAAAACTTAATTTTTGATGATATCAACCCTGGGTTTCAGCCTAACTATGCAATTGATGTTGAAAATGAAATCCCTTGTGATGCTCATAACAATGGAA gtaCCAATAAATCTGTTGCTAGTAAAGCTAATGAAACAAGTTTTCGCCATACACCTTCTCATGATAAGGAATTGGGG GTAAATGATGATTCTGTTATTGTCTCTAAATCTGCTGTTAGATTTTCCCTTTCACCAAACTTTAAAAAAG ATCAAGGCTTACTAACCCCTGAAGTTGGATATGCTAATAACTCCAATTCACGATTTGAACATTCTCGATCTG CTTCAGGTCCTACTGtatctgctgttgctgctgttaGGAATGttgcaaataaaattaaatCAAGATTATCTCAACTCAACAATGATGACAAAAGAGGACCATTGTTCCCTGATTTAATTGATTCTTGTGAAGATGAAGCTGTTGGTTATGCTAAGTCACTTTCATGTCAAAAGGAATATCTTAACCCTCGATATGTCACTTCCTCTTCATCACAG CCTGGTATATCTTTTCACTGTCTTGACAATTCACCTGTTCAAGTAATTGGTATAAATAATAATGAAGGAACAAGCAGAACTCATTGTATTCAGAATGTGAAGAAGAGGCGTTTTGATGATGTTACT aattctCCTGATGTGGAATATCTTGGTCATTCTACATTTCCTGATTGCTGCAAGGTGTTGTGTACCCAGACTGATAATTTGTATAATGCCAAGAACATGTTGAAAAGTAACAACCTGGATTTGAGTTCTACCGGTGGAAAATTACCTCCCCATGGCCCTAGAAGAGTCTTAGTTCCTTCTCGGAAATTTTCAGATCCTTATGTTCTTTCTGTTAGACGCCGATTTCCAGTGTCAGATAAAGAAAAGAGACATTACAATGCAATATGCAAGTTGTCCGAGAGCTCTAAATGGCATAG TTATGATGCTGTAGACATTGATAATGTTAGAGCAAAATTCTCTTCTTTTGGGCAATCTCTCATGAAAGGTGGTACTGTATTGAGCTATGTTATCAATGTGTTTTGCCGTGTTTTGTTCAACAACAATCATCCTTCAAACTCCAAGAGACACTATTTCTTCTCTTCTATTGGT gaactattGTTAACTGATCTATCTTGTGCTGATTTGAGCAAGGTGAAAAGATCGTTTCTTGGAGCAGCTAGTGCTAGGAAGTTGCACCTTTCTGAcatg CTATTTTTCCCCATCGAACACCTTGAACATTGGTTCCTTTTTGTTGTTGATATAAAGGACAGAATGTTGGTCCTCTTAGATTCTTTACATGAAAAAGGTGATCCCTATTTTGAAGACATTGAATGCTTACTG ATCAATAATTTACAGACATTCTGGGATTCTTATGATGGCTCTTCAATTGATTTTACTACTTTGAAGAAAGTTTACCCTTGTGTTCCAAAACAGAGATCTTG cTTTGATTCTGGAATTTTTGTTATGAAGTGTATGGAATTGTGGTCACCAAGGGTTGTTCTACCAAATGAATTTTCTTCAGATGATATTGACAATATTCGGATGCTATATGCAAATCAGTTATTCTTCCATCCAACGAATAAAATGCTGCAGACTGAAGTTGAAGAAGTTGTGCTCAATTGGTTTAATCCT GCTGAAATTTTTCAGAAAGATAGTTGCTATGAAAATTGGTTTAATCTT GATCAATTTGCTGGTGAAGGCTGA